The stretch of DNA TCCGGCCTCGCGCAGCAAGTCACGTTCGAATCGGTCTACGCTGCGAATGCCGATCATCACGATGTCTTCGGGGCGCAGGTTCCAACCGCCGCCCAAGCCCACCAAGTTGGGATCGCCCTGCCCGGTCAGGTGCGCCACCGGCATCCCATGAATATTGCCGCTGGGACTGCTACTGGGCGTGTTGTAGTCGGTATGCGCGTCTACCCAGATCAGGCCCATGCGCGTGCCTGCCGCGTTTCCGCGCAGCGCATTGCCCGTGACTGTGCCCATGCTGACCGAATGATCACCGCCCAATGTCAGCGGAAACACGTCGTCTGGCAGGGCCGCCAAGCGCTCGGCAGTGGTGCGGCAAGCCTGCACAATCGGGTCTAGAAACACCAATCCGCTTTCGATGTGTTTGTCCATCGCTTCGGGAATGGCGACTGGCACGTCTCCGAGGTCGTGAACCGTGTGCCCCAACTCGCGCAGCGTGCGCGACAGGTGAGCATTACGCAGGGCTGAAGCGCCCATGTCCACACCCCGGCGACCCGCGCCCAAATCCATCGGAATACCCAAAATAGACACATTCATACAGACCAGCTTAGAGCCTGGCAGGGACTATGCCTTGCGTCTGCAACAATATTTTCGGCACCTGGGGCTGAATGAGGTGCAGGACGCAGGGACTGAATATTCAGGTGTATATTCATGAGCCTACGTGTGGAGTGGCCGGCGGCGCCAAGTCCATACCCACAGATCACCGTCTTCCGTGTCCCACGCTTGGGCGGTGCGCTCGAAGTTCAGTTTGGTCAGCACCCGTTGGCTGGCAAGATTGCTGGGTAGGGTCTGTGCGGTCACGGTGTTCACGTCTGGGCGGGCTTCTAGGGAGGCCAGCAGCGCTCCCACCGCCTCCGTTGCCAGCCCGCGCCCCTGCGCCTGCGGGGTCAGACCGTAGCCGATTTCTATGGCCCCGTGCTTGTCGGGCCAGCCTTTGGTGCTCAGTTGCCCCACAGCGGTCAGGCTGGCGCGTTCAACGGCCACATAAGCCCCGTCCACCACGTCAGCTCCGCCTGCCAGCAGAACCGCTAACATGGGCAAAAAGTCGCCGGGCCACTCACCGGGCAACTGCACGGTCACCTTCCCATCCGGGCCGTCTACAGCTGCCTCAAACCCAGCTTTGCCTTCCGCCGACATCCGCCGCCACATCAGGGCGCGGGTCAGAGGCGTAAGGAACAGGCGTGGAGTGTTCAGAACGTGCATCATCCGAGGGTACTGGCTGGGTTCGTCCCTCGTCTAGCCTTTATCCCGGCTAGATGCTTGGGCCTGCGAGGGGCTATTCGGCGCTAAACTCCAAAGAACAGCAATTCAGCCTCCGCTTCTGCGCGGCGTTCTTCTTTCTACGGTTGTTCCCCATACCGCCCCGTTTGACCCCATTTTTTCATGATTGATACGCCCACCCCCACCCCTTTCACTCCGCCCGGCGAGACGGCAAGCCCGCAAACGACGCCTCTGGTGTCTGCCGCGCCCACCAAGCGCCTGATGTTGCTGGCCGATTACGTGCATCCGTTCGTGTACCGGGAAGGCTTTCCGCAGGGTGCGCCGTCCGTAGATCTGGTGCTGGCCGCCGGAGATTTGCCGGGGTATTACCTCGAATTTCTGGCGAGTACCCTGACTGTGCCCATCGTGTACGTGCACGGCAACCACGAAAACGAGTACGTGAACGAGGGCGACGGGCGCATTCCACCGCGTGGGGTCATCAGCGCACATGGGCGCGTGGTGGAAGAAGCAGGCCTGAAAATTGCGGGTTGGGGCGGCGCTCCCCGCTACCGCAAAGACGGTGCGGGCCAGTACACCGCCACCGAAGGCCGGGTCGGACTGGGAATGCTGGCGTGGCGGGCCAGGCGCGGCGTGGACATTATGCTGACGCACGCGCCGCCGCAGGGGCCACACGCGGGGCTCGATTACGCGCACCGGGGCTGCGATTCTATTTCGCGCTTTATTCGCCAGCGTCATCCCCGCTTGGTGGTTCACGGCCACATCCACGAGTACGAGGGCAAGAAACAGGATTACACCGACGAGGAAAGTGGCTCGAAAGTGGTCAATGTCTACGGCTACAGATTGTTAGAGCTCTAAGTGACAGGCCCTACTTAAACCCTTGAACCTTAGATGCCGTTCGCGCCCTTAAGCTGATCTGGCACCCCCGCAGAACACCCCCACTGGTGGGCCAAATAGCTTAAGGCGTCTGTACATTCGGCACATGTAACACTGACAATTGACCCCTATACTTGTTCACGGCCCTGAGCGATGAGTTCCTTGTAGTGTTCGCTCTGCACAGAACAGTCTTGACAGACTAAGGGCCGGAGGGAGACGCCCACCTCTGTACCAACGGGCGCGCGAGCGGGCCGGAAGTAGGCCGCGTAGGTGGGTTCGAGTCCCGCTACCCGCCACAAACAGTACCTTTACAGGAGTCCTCAGCGGCTCCTGATTTTTATTGTGGCTCTCCATTGCTTCCGCAGTCGTTCCCAAGCCGCTGCTCTTCACTCTGCGGGGCAGCGGGCGGGTAGCATCGGCCCTATGTCCAGATCACCCTCGGATGCTGCCTCCTCGTCCAAAGTACCTGCGCCCGCCGTGCCTCTTTCCAACGCCGCCAAGTTGCGCGAATTTCACCGCGCTATCGGCTTGAACTTGCCCAGTGTGCCCACCGTGCCGTCCCCCGAGTTGCTGGCCCTGCGCCGCACCCTGATTGCCGAGGAATGGGCCGAAGTGCAGCAGGAATTTGAGTCGTTGAAGACCCGCCTAAACACTGCCGAAGCACTAGACCTCGCACCGCTGGCACATGAATTGGCCGACCTGCTGTACGTCACCTACGGCGCACTAGACGCGCTGGGGGTGGATGCCGACGCTATTTTTACCGAAGTTCACCGGGCCAACCTGACCAAAACCACTGGCCCCAAACGCGCCGATGGCAAGCAACTGAAGCCCGAAGGTTGGCAGCCTGCCGATGTGCGGGCAGTGCTCGTGGGGGCGGAGCAGAGGGAGGGCGTCTAAGAGTCGAGGGTCTAGGACGGACAAACAGCAAAAAGAGGGGTTGCCCCCTCTGCTGGTGTGTTGCTGTTTTTTACAGGTCAGGCTACGAACCTAAATCTGTTCGTCAAAACGGCGTTTCTTCCTCAACTACGGCGACTGCTGGTGCATTGGCTCTTGGCGCGGCAGCCGCAGTTGGCCGGGGACGCTGCGGCGCTGCCTGGGCGGGTGCTGCGGCTGTGCGGGGTGCGCCGCTGGTTGCGCCTCCGGGAACGGCGTAGCGGTCCTGGCGGCGGCCTCCCCGGAAAATCGCCAGTGTCACGTATTCAAATTCGCCGTCGGCTTTTTCGCGGACATGGTCTGGGTCGCTGTTTTTGGCTCCCCGGCTGTACTTCACGGCGGCGGGCAGTTTCATTTTGCGGCTGTCTACGGGTTCCAGTTCGCGGCGGCGGTAGCCATGCCCTTTGTGGTACACCATTTCCTCGCCTTCGGGCGTGGTGTATTTGCGTGCGCCCAACAGCGTCCAATCAAAGTCGGACTCATTGTCGAAGGGAAACTGGTAGCCGCCCGACGGCAACTCGCCGCTCGTCCAGCCCAGGCGTCCGTATTGGCGCTGAACATCCAGCAATTTGTCGGCGCTGTCCACGTCTACCGTGACCCGCGCACCCAGATCGGTAATGAATTCAATATGCAACATAAGACCTCCTGAGATAGCTAACTACGTAAATAACATAACATGGCTAGGGCGGAAATGCCAGAGGTGAAGCGAACATTCCGCTTGGGTGTTGGCCCCTCAAGAGCTGGACGGTTCGTCTGTACTGGTGTCCCGCGCCCGCCGCGATACCGTGCCCAGAAACAGGGCCAAAAGTTCGCCATCTGTGGGGTCGTCCCGCCGCAGTTCTACCCGGTACGTCGCCAAGGTGCGGCCTACCCGTTCTGGCGTGGCAATGGCGTGCAGCACGTCGCCTTCTCGCGCGGCACGGAAAAAACTCAGGTGGGTTTCTACGGCCACCGCCTGCGCCTCCAGGTTGCTGATCACGGCAAAAGCCTCATCCGCAAGGCTGAACAACAGGCCGCCGTGCGCCGTTCCGTGCATGTTCAGGCCCGCGCCCGATACCGTCAGCGCCAGGTGCGTGCGCTGCGGCTTAGCTTGCAATATGGTCATTCCCAGAGTGGCAGCGTAAGTCATTCATGCAGACTAAGCTTTCCGCACAGCTCATAGCTCGGCATTACGAGTCAGGGTGTGCCCCCTTCAATTAAAGGCAGACTTCATGCACCGCCTGAGTTATTTGACGTTATGCTGTTTTCTATGTCGGTGTTTGGTCAGTCATGTCTTTGAGCAATTTTGAGGATAAGTGCGCGGCTTGTTTGGTTTTACCTGGGCAGGCCCTTCAATTAAGTATGGCATTTCAGCCTATTGTTAATGTTCTCACACGTGAAGTGTTTGCCTACGAGGCACTTGTTCGCGGGCCACACGGGGAACCTGCGGCGTGGGTCTTCGATCAAGTCACGTCAGAAAATATGTATCACTTTGATCAGACTTGCCGCGTCACTGCTATTCGTGCGGCGGCCCGGTTAGGAATGCAAACGCGGCTTTCTATTAACTTTTTGCCAAACGCTGTCTATGAGCCTGCTACCTGTATTCGCGCCACCCTCCAAACGGCGCAGGAAGTGGGCTTTCCATTAGAGCGCCTGATTTTTGAGATTACCGAGCATGAATCTGTGTTGAACGAGGCCCGTGTGCGCCGCATTATCGACGCTTATCGGGGCTACGGTTTTGTCACGGCTCTGGACGATTACGGCGCGGGACACGCCACCGCTGGTCTGCTCTTGGCGCTGCGTCCCGACATCGTGAAGGTGGATATGGCCGTTATTCGTAGCCTGGATCAGGATCATTGGCGCTCTAGCTTGGTGGATCATTTGGCCCAATTTGCCGCCAAAGTGGGCCTGATGATCATTGCCGAGGGTGTGGAAACCGTGGAAGAAGCCCGCTGTCTACTGTCGCTGGGCATCACCTATATGCAGGGCTACTACTTTGCGCGGCCCGCCTTCGAAGCCCTGCCGCCCGTACCCGACCATGTGTTCTCGGCCTGCCTGAGTGCCGATTGGGTGGCGAGTGTGGCGGTGGACTGAGGGGCGGGGTGGGTTGTCTAAGGGTCAAGGGTCTAAGGTGGTGGGGCCGGTTCGCCGCTGAACTTGGGGAAAGGTCAAGCCCCGGCTGCTGTGGGTGTGGCGCACGCTAGATTGACTCCGTATGACTGGCCTCCCTGACCCCCTGCTGCGCGAAACGGAGGCGGGCTGGGTGCGCGGCAAATCAGTTGGTGAGGGCCAGAGTTGGGCGTGGCTGGGCATTCCCTACGCGGCTCAGGCGGCAGGTTCTCTACGCTTCCGGCCACCGCAGCCGCATACGGGGTGGGCTGGGGTGCGGGAAACCCATTCCTTTGGCCCCGATGTCCTGCAACCGCTTGACCCCTCGGTCACGCTGACACCATCGGTAGAGGGCAGTCTGCTGCTGAATATCTGGACGCCTGCCCGCTCCGCACCCGCCGGGGGATGGCCGGTGCTGTTCTGGCTGCACGGCGGCGCATTCCGGGCAGGCAGTGGCCGTCTGTACGATGGCCGCGAGTTGTCTGCACGCGGAGAAATTGTCGTCGTGACTGTCAATTACCGCCTGGGGCCCCTGGGCTACGCGAACTTTGGCAGCCTGTTTGCCGATGACCGATTTGCGCCCAATGCCGGGTTTCAGGATCAGGTGGCGGCGTTGCGCTGGGTGCATGCCAATATCTCGGCCTTTGGCGGCGATCCGGCCAGAATTACAGCGGCGGGGCAATCGGCGGGGGCGGCGGGTGTGTCGCTGTTGCTGGGGCACGCGCCCACTGCGCCGTTGCTGGCTGGTGCCATTTTGCAAAGCGGCGGGTTGAATCAGGTCAGCGATCTGGAGAACAGTCTGGACATTGCCCGCGCCTATGCCAACGCTCTGGGTGTACGCCGCGACAATCTGAATTCACTCTGGACACTGCCGCCCCGTGCGTTCGTGGCCGCGCTGCACACTCTGGAAGGCGTGCGGAAACGCAGCCTGAATTCCCGCCCCTTCCTTGACGGCGTGCTGCTGCCTGCCACCCGCGCCGAACTGCTGGCCCGTCCACTGGCCCCCATACCGCTGCTGATCGGAGCCAACCGCGAGGAATATTCGCTGTTCGTGCGCCTGCCAGACCGCATTTTTCAGAAGATAGACCGCACCTATCTGGCCCACAAGCTGGAACAGGAAGCCTCGCCGGAGTGGGTGCTGAGGCTGCTGTCGGCCTATCCCGACACTCTGGAAGGCCTGACGGCATTGGGAACCGATCTGTTCTTTCATACTCCAAACGACGTGCTGGCCGACGCGCATCCGGCCCCACACTGGCGCTACCGCCTGGACTGGGGAACCAAAGTCGCGGGCCTCGGCGCAACGCACGGCATGGAACTGCTGTTCCTGTGGCCGCGCCCCATGGGATTGTCGTCGACCCTGATGCGCGGTGGGCAAGTTCGCCAACGTGCGGCGCTGTCTGAGCGGATGCATACCGCATGGCTGAATTTTGTGCGGGAAGGCAACCCCGGCCCCGATTGGCAGCCCGGCAGCGCCGAAGATCCCAACGTGAATGTGTTGTCGCTCGCTGGCCTGAGTGTGGAATCTGAAGCTGAGCGGAAGCGCCGCACCTTGTGGGGAGACCAAGTGGTGCCGATGCCGTAGCTGACACATGTTAGATTCACCCAGATGCGAGCCAAACGTGATCTGGGCGCGGCACTGACCGGAGCGGCGCTGCTTTGGGCCGGTTCCCAACTGGCGTGGCGCTGGGCTGGACTGGGGTTTGCCCGCCGGGGCCGCAGCGCCACACCCACTGCCGCCCTGATGCTGGTGGGCGGCCCGGATTCCACGGTCACGCCGCCCGTGCTGGACGCCCTGCACGCTGCCGGAGTGAGGGCCACCTTCTTCCTGAATGCCGATGCTGTGGCCCAATTCCCCGATCTGACGCGCCGAATCGTGGAGGCCGGACACGCGCTGGGGGCAGATCTAGGCGGCTCGGCGGTGTCGTTGCCTTGGGCGTTGGCTGCCAAGCTCAAGCAGACGCAGCAAATCATTCGAACCGTTGCAGGCGAAGAAATCCAATTCTTCATGGCTGGCCCGCACGTACCACCGCTCAGTGTCTTGCAGGCCGCCCGCGCTTCCGGTCTGACGCCTGTACAGGGGGAGCCGGTCAGCACCGGATTGCCCGCCCACCTGCCGCAAGGCCGTCTGCTTTCGTTGTCTGGCACAGATTCCAGCACGCTTGCTGCCCTGCCGCCACTCCTGGCTGAACTGAAAGCACGCGGCTACGTTCCCCACCCCCTGCCTTCCCTCCCCGGCCTGCGCCCCGAACATTCCGGCGACCTGATTCCCGACCTGATGGGCGTGGTAGACGTGCTCTATGACCGCACTGGCCGAATCCGGCGCATCGGGGGGCACGCGCACAGCCTGTTCCGGCTGGGGACTGCACCCTATCCACTGCCTACCATCACACTGACCGACCCCACGCAGCCGCAAGGTCTGGAGGTTGCGGCGGGCCAGCGCATAGCCGAATTTCACTTGGACAGCGCCCGTTTGGTGCAACTCGCAGAGCGGCCTGTGGCGGGGCGGCATGTGGTCAAGCACTCCATCCACGATCTCGCTGCCGCCCTGCGTGACGATCCCACCTGGAACACGCTGCCCGCCGTGTTCAGCATCAGCATTTTCTCTGACGTGCTGCGGCTGTACGGCTTTACAGTGGTGGACCTGCCCGCGCCCATGCTGCGCCGCCTGAACTGGTGGTCGCGCACCCTGCGCCGCGCTTACGGTGTGTCCGACCTGAGCCGCCCGCATACGCCCAAGCTGGCCGTTATTTCGCGCACCGAGCTGATTCGGCGCTTTGGGGAACGCAAATAGACGTGGGGGCCGCGCCCACTGGCCTGTAGGCTGGGGCCATGCGTTCCTGTCTGCTGGCCTGCCTGATGGTGTCTTCCTTTGCTGTTGCGGGCGGTTCGGGCGGTGTGCGGGTGCTGCCGCCCACGCCCACGCGCCTGCCTGCTTCGGCCCCGGTGCAACCCGGTCAGGCGTGGGTTCTGACCGGAACCACCGCAGACGGCGAGCAATTCCAGACCGTGCTGAAGCTGAGTGCAGATGCCCCCGAGTTGGACGGTGCATGGACATTTCGCGCAGATCGGGGCGTGCTGCTATACGATTCCGCTGCCCAATCTGTGGTGGCGCTGGATTTGAAAGAAGTGGCGAGCGGTGGGCTGGCGTTGGCGTGTGTGCGGGTGGGAAGGCTGTCTGCTGGGGCAGGGGAGGGCGTGCTGGTTAGCGGTACCGCCCCGCAAGTGGCAGCCCGGCTGGAAGAAGCCTTTGCTGTTGCTAGCGCCACTCCCAATCCGGCAGACCTCGCGGCGGCGATTACAGAACTGCGACTGGGACGCTGCACCCTCACGCCCCAGAAGTAGCGGCCTGCTGGCTTGGCATCCCCTTCATCTTGCCCCGTTTGTAAACATCGCTTGAGCTTGGGCTTGTCTGACCCGTGTGTGCGCCTGCCACACTTGTCCCATGCCAGACAAAGACGACAAGAACAAGGGCCATACCAGCCTTCCCGACCAGTACGACCGCAGCAAAACGGAAGTGCACGAGATCGAGCATGACCGCAAGCCCTCGTTCAAGGGCGTCAATGACCGCGAGGCCAACGCTCCTCGAAACAACGAGCATGAGGGCCACAAGGAAAAGCAGGACGTAGAGGAAGCCCGTTCGGTTCCGGCCAGCAAGCAGGGCTAAATCTCAATCAAGAAGGCGGCGGCTAGAGGATTTGCTCTAGCCGCCTCTTCTTGTGTTGGTATTTAGTTTGACCCCTAGCGAATATCCAGTGGCTCGTACACCCGTTTGCTGGTGCCATCATCAAAAACCAGCGTCCCGATGGCCCCCACCCGCACATAGCGGCGGTCTGCGCGGGCACGCACATTCAGGGGCAGAGTAAAGCTGAGGCTACCGCCCTGCTGGGTCAGTTTGATGTTGCCGCCCCCGCCCGCCGCGTAGGTGTCGCGCCCCGGAATGCGAATCTTGGCGGTGACGCTGCCCACGTAATATTCCAGTTCATATTCAAAGCTGGCGCTGATCAGTCGCCGTCCGTTGGGAACGGTATTGACCCGCAGCGTGCAGGCTGCGCCCTCTCCCAGCGGCAAATAGGCTGTGACGCCCCGGTTGCTGCGGCAAGAAGTAAACGCCCAATCCAGCAGCTTGGGCGCGGCATTGTTGGTACTCGTGGCGGCAGGCCGGGCCGGAGCTGGAGCGCTGTAGTTCGTATAGGTCAGGTCGGCCAGCAGCGCTACCGCCGTCAGTCCGCCGTCGCGCACACACAGGATGGAGCGGGCATTGGGAGCCGGATAGCTGCTGAGGATGCGCTCGGAAGTGGCCCCGTAGCAGGGTTCGATCCGGCCCGTGAAGGCGCTGTAGCCGATAGCCGTGCGTTGCAGGTCGGCAAAGGTGGCGCGGTCTGTGTCGGCGTGAAAAGCGTCCTCGTCGATAAAAATCGCCATCAACTCGATTCGGCCCTGCGCGTCGTCATTCTCGCGGCGAATAAAGGCGCGGTCTCCGGTATCCAGGTTGTAGATCCAGTTCTGGCCGTTGCGGTAAGGCTCGCTGCAACTGTACTGGCGGCAAAACGCGCTGTTGTAAAAGCTGTCGCGGGTGCCCAAAATTCCGGCGGCAGACGTGGTAGACAGCGCCGCGCTAGAGAGGGCCGCCAAGAGCAAGCCCACAAACGGACGTGAGGAATTCAACATGGTTTTACGGTAGCGGGTCAGATAACTGTAGGAGGCCGCATATCCAGCAGATGCGGCCCCCTGTGGTCTGGTTGTCAGCTCAAGCTATAACCCGCTACGAACGGCGCCCGCGCTGGCGCACCTTTTGCCCCGGCACCGTCGCCTGCTTAAATTCCTTGCCCTGCAACTTGGCTTCAATGGCCCGAATCTGGTCGCGCAGACTGGCCGCACGTTCAAAGTCCAGGTCTTCCGAGGCCTGCCACATATCCAGCTCCAGGTCAGTCAGTTGGCCATTCAGGGTGTCGCGGTCATCGCCCAGCGTCACGTTGTCCGGGTCGTCCAGGTTGGCTTCCTCGCCGCGAATCACGTTGCGAATACCCTTCACGATGGTGGTTGGCGTGATGCCGTGTTCCTCGTTGAAGGCGGTCTGTTTCTCGCGGCGGCGGCGGGTTTCTTCCATCGCGCTGTGCATGGCGGGCGTAATACTGTCGCCGTACAGGATCACCTCGCCGTTCACGTTGCGGGCGGCGCGGCCAATGGTCTGAATCAGGGCGCGTTCGGAACGCAGGAAACCGGGTTTGTCGGCGTCCAAGATCGCCACCAGCGAGACTTCGGGCAAGTCCAGCCCCTCGCGCAGCAGGTTAATCCCGATCAGCACGTCGTAATGGCCCAGCCGCAGGTCGCGGATAATCACCTGCCGCTCCACACTGTCGATGTCGGAGTGCATATAGCGGGCGCGAATGCCCTTCTCCAGCAGGTATTCGGTGAGGTCTTCGCTCATGCGCTTGGTCAGGGTGGTCACCAGCACGCGCTCGCCCTTGCTGGCCCGCTCACGGATTCGGCCCAAGAGGTCGTCGATCTGGCCCTGAATCGGCTTCACGCTCACGGGCGGGTCAACCAACCCTGTAGGCCGGATGATCTGGTCAGCCTGATTGTCGCTGTTCTCGCGCTCGAAGGGGCCGGGCGTGGCCGACACGTACACGGTTTGCCCGGTCTTGCTCATAAATTCCTGAAAGTTCAGCGGGCGGTTGTCCATTGCGCTCGGCAGCCGGAAGCCGTAATCCACCAGGGTTTGCTTGCGGGCACGGTCACCGTTGGCCATGCCGCCAATCTGCGGCACTGTTACATGCGATTCGTCAATAAAGGTAATAAAGTCGTCGGGGAAGTAATCCATCATGGTGTACGGGGTATGGCCCACCGCCCGCCCGTCTATGTGCCGCGAGTAGTTTTCGATGCCGGAGCAGTAGCCCAGCACTTTCAGCATCTCCAAATCATAGAGGGTGCGTTCTTTAATCCGCTGCGCTTCCAGCAACTTGCCCACCGATTTGAAGTATTCCAGCCGTTCATCCAATTCCTGCTGAATGGTCACGATGGCCCGCTCTATGTTTCCGGCGCTGCTCACGTAATGCTTGGCCGGATAAACCACAGTGGCGTCAAGATCGGCCAAACGGTCACCCGTGACTGGATGCACCACCGTAATTCGCTCTATATCCTCGCCCCACAATTCCACCCGCAGGGGTTGCTCATCATAACTCGGCCAGATTTCCACCATGTCGCCCTTGACCCGGAAGCGGCCCGGCGACATTTCCAGATCGTTGCGCTCGTACTGCATATTGACCAGGCGGCCCAAGATTTCGTCGCGGCTGATCTGCCCGCCCACCTTCATGATCAGGTTCAGGGCGGTGTATTCGGCAGGATCACCGAGGCCGTAAATACAGGACACCGACGCCACCACAATCGTATCCCGCCGTGTCAGCAAACTGCGGGTCGTGGAATGCCGCAATCGCTCGATTTCCTGGTTGATGGCTGCGTCTTTTTCAATAAACAGGTCTTTTCCGGGCACATACGCTTCGGGCTGGTAATAATCGTAGTAGGAAATAAAGAACTCGACGGCGGCATCCGGAAAGAACTCCTTGAACTCGGACGCCAGTTGCGCGGTCAGAATCTTGTTGGGTGCCATGATCAGGGCAGGGCGCCCGGTTTCCTCGATCACCTTGGCAACGGTGTAAGTTTTCCCCGTGCCAGTGGCCCCCAACAGCGTCTGGGAGCGCAGGCCGGAGTTCAGGCCGTCTACGAGACTGCGAATGGCGGTCGGTTGGTCGCCGGACGGAGTGAATTCAGACTGTACCCGTAGCATCCCCCCAGTTTACGCTTTGGGCGTACTTGGATGGAAGGGGGAACGGCCGCAAAAGCCCTCAGCAAAGGCTAAGTATTGTGGTCTGTAGCTATTGACTGCTGTGCCAGCCAGGCTCCAATCTCGGCGTCTGAGCGCAGTACCACGACTTTAAGGTTCGGCAATTGCGTCAACTCTTGCCGCTGTTGTTGCGCCTGCGGTGGAAACTGCCAGATGTCCAGCAGCAGGGCGCGGGAAGGCCATTTGGCTCCGTCTTGCCGGGCGTGGGGGCGCAGATTCAGGCGTTCTCGCCAGAAGGCCCGCCATAGGCACAGCAGGCGCGGCGGCATCAGAAAGACCACCAGATCGGCGCGTAAGGCCCGCTCCCGCAGGGTGGTACTGAAATTGCCGTCCAGAATCCAGCGTTCGGCGGCTAACGCCTCGGCCAGGCGCTGTTGCCATACGGCAGGTTCGACCTTGATCCAGCCGGGATTCCAGTACAACTCATCCAAATGAATCAATGGCAGGCCAGTTCGGGTGGCTAGTTTTTTGGCAAGTGTGCTTTTGCCTGCGCCAGGGCTGCCCACGATCAGTACGCGCTGGATAGGTAGTTGCTTAGCGGTCATGCGCGGCGACTTGCTCGCCCAATTCTGCCTGAGCCACACCCAAAAACGCCTGTACGATGGGGTCTAGTA from Deinococcus sp. QL22 encodes:
- a CDS encoding AAA family ATPase — protein: MTAKQLPIQRVLIVGSPGAGKSTLAKKLATRTGLPLIHLDELYWNPGWIKVEPAVWQQRLAEALAAERWILDGNFSTTLRERALRADLVVFLMPPRLLCLWRAFWRERLNLRPHARQDGAKWPSRALLLDIWQFPPQAQQQRQELTQLPNLKVVVLRSDAEIGAWLAQQSIATDHNT